A stretch of DNA from Bradyrhizobium algeriense:
TTTGCGCGGAGATCATGCTCAAATCAAAGAGATGGAGTGGGATGGCGATTCGAAGAAACGTCATCCCGCTCTAGGCGGCCGCCTTCAACGCCGCAAAGCCGCGCTCGAGATCGGCTTTGAGGTCGTCGACATTCTCCAGGCCGATGTGGAGCCGCAGTGTCGGCCCGCCGGGGGACCATTTGGTGGCGGTGCGGTAGGGATCGCAGTCGAACGGGATGATGAGGCTTTCGAAGCCGCCCCACGAAAAGCCCATGCCGAACAATTTGACCGCATCGAGCAGGGCGTCGACCGCCTTTTGCGGCACCGGCTTTAGAACAATACTGAACAGGCCCGACGCGCCGGTGAAGTCGCGCTTCCAGATCGCGTGGCCGGGATGGCTTTCGAGCGCCGGATGCAGGACCGACAAGACTTCGGGGCGGGTAGCGAGCCAGCGCGCCATTTCAAGGCCCGAGCGATAATGCTGCGCGAGCCGCACCGAAAGCGTGCGGGTGCCGCGCAGCGCCAGGAAGACGTCGTCCGGCCCGGCGCAGACGCCGAGCAGCCGGATGCCTTCGGCGAGCAGCGGCCACGCCTTCGCGTTCGCCGAAATCGTGCCGAACATGATGTCCGAATGGCCGCCGATATATTTGGTGGCGGCCTGCATGCTGATGTCGACGCCCTGGTCGAGCGAGCGGTGAAACAAGGGCGTCGCCCAGGTGTTGTCGTCGATGACCAGCGCGCCTCTCGCATGGGCGACTTCGGCGATGGCGGGGATGTCGCTCATCTCGAACGACTGCGAGCCGGGCGCCTCGACCAGCACCGCCTTGGTGTTGGGCTTGAACAGGGCTTCGATGCCGGCGCCGATCAGTGGATCGAAATAGCTGACCTCGACGCCGTAGCGGGCGAGCATGCCGTTGCAGAAGTTGCGCGAGGGCCGGTAGACGTTGTCGGTCACCAGCACATGATCGCCGGCGCTGAGCACCGAGAGCAGGGTGGTGGTGATCGCGGCCAGTCCCGACGGCGCAAGGCCAACGCCGGCACATTGCGGGCCCTCCAGCGACATCAGCACGTCCTGCAGCGCCCGCGTGGTCGGAGAGCCGTGACGCCCGTAGGAGAACTCGGCGCGGTGGGCGTGCAGGTCCTCGGCGGTCGGATAGAGCACGGTCGAACCGTGGTACACGGCAGGGTTGACGAACCCCCTTTGCCCCTTGGTGTCACGGCCCGCGGTGACCAGTCTGGTTTCGGGTTTTTGCGGGTTGGACGGACCGTCGTTCGAAGAGCTCATGCGTTTGCATCATCCAAGACGTTATGCCGCAGCCACAACTTGATCGCGAAAAACACCGCCGGGCGGCGGGTCGGGGCGGGTGAGGTAATAACAAGACACAGAAGACGGCAGTCAACCCCTTGACCCGGCACGCCAGTCGTTCTGAGATGCATGCCAACTAACAGTCGCTGCAAGTTGAGGGGCCTGCCGCGATACCGGATCCACCGTCTGACCGGGATGGCATGTCAAATGCATGGTCAGGATGACGCTTTTCAGCAAGGGATCAGCGGGTTGGCCCCACAACGTCAGGCGTTGCCTAAAAAACGATCTCCGCACGATCTCCTTGAAAGGCCCAGCCCATGAAACGCGTATCTCTGGTTGTTACCCTTGCCCTAGCCGCCGGTCTCTCGGCCCAGGCCGCCTCGGCGCAAACCCTCAAGACGGTCAAGGACCGGGGCATGCTATCCTGCGGCGTCGGCCAGGGTCTTCCGGGGTTCTCGTCACCCGACGACAAGGGTAACTGGACCGGGCTCGACGTCGACGTCTGCAGGGCGATTGCGGCCGCGGTCTTCAATGACGCAACCAAGATCAAGTTCGTGCCGCTGTCGGCCAAGGACCGCTTCACCGCGCTGCAGTCGGGCGAAATCGACGTGCTGTCCCGCAACACCACCTGGACGCTGTCGCGCGATACCTCGCTTGGCGCCAATTTTACTGGCGTGACCTATTATGACGGCCAGGGCTTCATGGTGAAGAAGGCGCTGAAGGTGAATTCCGCGCTGGAACTGAACAGCGCGTCCGTTTGCGTGCAGACCGGCACCACGACCGAGCAGAACCTCGCCGACTACTTCAAGGGCAACAACATGAAGTACGAGGTGATCGCGTTCGGCACCAACGACGAAGCCGTCAAGGCTTACGAGTCCGGCCGCTGCGACGTCTTCACCACCGACGTGTCCGGCCTCTATGCCGACCGTTTGAAGCTTGCCAACCCGGCTGATCATGTCGTGCTTCCGGAAGTGATTTCGAAGGAGCCGCTGGGCCCGATGGTGCGCCATGGCGACGATCAGTGGTTCGACATCGTGAAGTGGACGTTGTTCGCGATGGTCACCGCGGAAGAACTGGGCATCACCCAGAAGAACGTCGATGAGATGGCCAAATCGGACAAGCCGGAGATGAAACGGGTGTTCGGGACCGACGGCAATCTCGGTGAACAGCTCGGCCTGACCAAGGATTGGGTGTCGCGGATCGTGAAGGCCGTCGGCAATTACGGCGAGGCCTTCGATCGCAACGTCGGCGCCGGCTCCAAGCTCGGAATTGCCCGTGGTCTCAACGCGCTCTGGAACAAGGGTGGTATCCAGTACGCGCCGCCGATCCGCTGATCGCCGGCACGAGGGCTGCGGCGATGGCCATCGAACCCCGAAAACCACCGACGCAGTTCGTTGCCAAACTGCAGCGAATGCTCGGTGGAAGTGCAGGCTGGAGCGGCTTTGTCGTCCAGATCCTGTTCGTCGCGGCGCTGTCCTGGATTGCCTACGAGATCGTCGCCAATGCCCGCGCCAATCTGCAGGCGCAGCGGATCACCGCGGGCTTCGGCTTTCTTGCCAACAATGCCGGCTTTGACGTCAGCCAGAGCCTGATCCCGTATTCGGGATCCGATCCCTACACCCGCGTCTTTTTGGTTGGCCTGCTCAATACGCTGCTGGTCTCGGTGATCGGCATCTTCTTTGCGACGCTGATCGGATTCCTCGTGGCCCTCGGCCGGCTGTCGCCGAATTGGCTGCTGTCGCGGATTTCGGGCGGCTATGTCGAACTGATCCGCAACCTGCCGCTCTTGTTCCAGATCCTGTTCTGGTATCTCGCCGTGCTCGCCGCATTGCCCAATCCGCGGCAGAGCATCTCCGTTTTGGACAGTTTCTTCCTGAGCAATCGCGGTCTGGTGATTCCGAAGCCGATCGGCACGCCCGGGTTCGAGCCGTTTGTGGTTGCGCTGCTGGTGGCGATCGTGGCGGCGATTGCGTTGTGGCGTTACTCCCGCCGGCTACTGTTCCAGAGCGGCAAGGTGATCAAGGTCTGGCCCTTTGCACTCGGCATGATCATCGGCCTGCCGTTGGTCAGCGCGCTGATCTTTGGTCTACCCGTCACGTTTGAAGTGCCGGTGCTCAAAGGCTTCAACTTCGCCGGCGGCTCGCGGGTCATTCCCGAGTTCGTCGCGCTGACGCTGGCGCTATCCACCTACACGGCGGCCTTTATCGCCGAGATCGTGCGGGCGGGCATTCTCTCCGTGCACAAGGGGCAGATGGAAGCAGGTTCCTCGCTCGGCCTGCAACGCGGCTCGGTGCTGCGGCTGATCGTGATCCCGCAGGCGCTGCGCGTGATCCTGCCGCCGCTGACCAACCAGTATCTCAATTTGACCAAAAACTCTTCGCTGGCGGTTGGGATCGGTTATCCCGATCTGGTGTCGGTGTTTGCAGGCACGACGCTGAGCCAGACCGGGCAGGCGATCGAGATCATCGGCATTACCATGGGCGTCTATCTGCTGATTTCGCTGGTGACGAGCGCGATCATGAGTTTCTACAGTTGGCGTATCAGCCGGAGTATGGGTTGATGAGCGACACCACACCATCCGGCTTTGTCCGCCAGGACCTCGTCGCCGAACGCCCCGCACCGGTGAAGACCACGGGCTTTGTCGGTTTCCTGCGCACGCGCCTGTTCAATTCGCCGACCAACATCCTGATCACGATCGTCAGCGCGCTGCTGCTGTGGTTCATCCTTGTGCCCTCGCTGAGATTCCTGCTGGTCGATGCGGTCTGGACCGGCAAGGATCGCACCGCCTGTCTCGCTGAAAATGCCGGGCATGTGGTCGGCGCCTGCTGGCCGTTCATCCAGGCGAAATTCAGCCAGTTCATCTATGGATTCTATCCGGAGCCGGAGCGCTGGCGGGTCGATTTGACCTTTATCCTGGCCGCGGTCCTGCTGCTGCCGCTGCTGATTCCGCGGTTGCCGGCCAAGGGCCTCAATGCCGGGCTTTTCTTTGGCGCATTGCCGGTCATAGCCTTCTTCCTGCTGCATGGCGGTGGACTGGACGGGCTTGGCGTGAGCTGGACGGCCGGACTTCTGTCGGGCTTCAACGACAGTATTGGCGACGGCGGGCGAAAGCTCGCGGCCGCGGGCGAGACGACGGCCGTGATCGGGCCGTTGCTGTGGCTGCTCGGACAACTGATCGTGCTGGTGAGCACGCTGATTGGATGGGTACTGCTGCCGCTGACCTGGCTGCGCGACCAGATCCAGGCTTTTGGCCGTCCGGTGTGGGCGGATCTTGCGCTTACCGCCATCATCGCTTGCGCTTTGGTGTTCTGGTTGGGCGCCGGCAAGCGCGACGGTTTGCGTCCCCTGGTCAATTGTCTTGCGATCTTCGCCGGTATCGGCATCGTCATCGCGGTGTTGGGGCTCGACCGTGGCGGATTGCCTGTCGTCGACACGCGGCTGTGGGGCGGCCTGCTGGTAACGCTCGTGGTGTCGGTTACCGGCATCGTAGCGTCGATGCCGGTCGGCATTGCGCTCGCGCTCGGCCGGCGTTCATCTATACCGCTGATCCGGATTTTCTCGATCTCCTTCATCGAGTTCTGGCGCGGAGTTCCGCTGATCACGGTACTGTTCTTCGCAACCTATATGTTGCCGCTGTTCGTTCCGACCGGTTTCACCATCGACGGATTGGTGCGCGCCCTGATCGGGATCGCGCTGTTTACCGGCGCCTACCAGGCCGAAAACATCCGCGGCGGCCTGCAAGCGATCCCGCGCGGGCAGGGTGAGGCGGCGAGCGCACTCGGCCTGTCCTGGAGCAAGACCACGGCGCTGGTCGTGATGCCGCAGGCGTTGCGCCACGTCATCCCCAACCTCGTCAACAGCTTCATCAGCCTGTTCAAGGACACCTCGCTGGTTTCGATCGTCGCGCTGTTCGATCTGTTGGGATCGTTGCGG
This window harbors:
- the metC gene encoding cystathionine beta-lyase, giving the protein MSSSNDGPSNPQKPETRLVTAGRDTKGQRGFVNPAVYHGSTVLYPTAEDLHAHRAEFSYGRHGSPTTRALQDVLMSLEGPQCAGVGLAPSGLAAITTTLLSVLSAGDHVLVTDNVYRPSRNFCNGMLARYGVEVSYFDPLIGAGIEALFKPNTKAVLVEAPGSQSFEMSDIPAIAEVAHARGALVIDDNTWATPLFHRSLDQGVDISMQAATKYIGGHSDIMFGTISANAKAWPLLAEGIRLLGVCAGPDDVFLALRGTRTLSVRLAQHYRSGLEMARWLATRPEVLSVLHPALESHPGHAIWKRDFTGASGLFSIVLKPVPQKAVDALLDAVKLFGMGFSWGGFESLIIPFDCDPYRTATKWSPGGPTLRLHIGLENVDDLKADLERGFAALKAAA
- a CDS encoding amino acid ABC transporter permease, coding for MSDTTPSGFVRQDLVAERPAPVKTTGFVGFLRTRLFNSPTNILITIVSALLLWFILVPSLRFLLVDAVWTGKDRTACLAENAGHVVGACWPFIQAKFSQFIYGFYPEPERWRVDLTFILAAVLLLPLLIPRLPAKGLNAGLFFGALPVIAFFLLHGGGLDGLGVSWTAGLLSGFNDSIGDGGRKLAAAGETTAVIGPLLWLLGQLIVLVSTLIGWVLLPLTWLRDQIQAFGRPVWADLALTAIIACALVFWLGAGKRDGLRPLVNCLAIFAGIGIVIAVLGLDRGGLPVVDTRLWGGLLVTLVVSVTGIVASMPVGIALALGRRSSIPLIRIFSISFIEFWRGVPLITVLFFATYMLPLFVPTGFTIDGLVRALIGIALFTGAYQAENIRGGLQAIPRGQGEAASALGLSWSKTTALVVMPQALRHVIPNLVNSFISLFKDTSLVSIVALFDLLGSLRASFSDPNWSTPTTLFTGFAFTGIIYFVFCFGMSRYSMFVENRLNAHRRN
- a CDS encoding ABC transporter permease subunit, which codes for MAIEPRKPPTQFVAKLQRMLGGSAGWSGFVVQILFVAALSWIAYEIVANARANLQAQRITAGFGFLANNAGFDVSQSLIPYSGSDPYTRVFLVGLLNTLLVSVIGIFFATLIGFLVALGRLSPNWLLSRISGGYVELIRNLPLLFQILFWYLAVLAALPNPRQSISVLDSFFLSNRGLVIPKPIGTPGFEPFVVALLVAIVAAIALWRYSRRLLFQSGKVIKVWPFALGMIIGLPLVSALIFGLPVTFEVPVLKGFNFAGGSRVIPEFVALTLALSTYTAAFIAEIVRAGILSVHKGQMEAGSSLGLQRGSVLRLIVIPQALRVILPPLTNQYLNLTKNSSLAVGIGYPDLVSVFAGTTLSQTGQAIEIIGITMGVYLLISLVTSAIMSFYSWRISRSMG
- a CDS encoding amino acid ABC transporter substrate-binding protein, which codes for MKRVSLVVTLALAAGLSAQAASAQTLKTVKDRGMLSCGVGQGLPGFSSPDDKGNWTGLDVDVCRAIAAAVFNDATKIKFVPLSAKDRFTALQSGEIDVLSRNTTWTLSRDTSLGANFTGVTYYDGQGFMVKKALKVNSALELNSASVCVQTGTTTEQNLADYFKGNNMKYEVIAFGTNDEAVKAYESGRCDVFTTDVSGLYADRLKLANPADHVVLPEVISKEPLGPMVRHGDDQWFDIVKWTLFAMVTAEELGITQKNVDEMAKSDKPEMKRVFGTDGNLGEQLGLTKDWVSRIVKAVGNYGEAFDRNVGAGSKLGIARGLNALWNKGGIQYAPPIR